The Abyssicoccus albus genome includes a region encoding these proteins:
- a CDS encoding thiamine phosphate synthase, translating to MFIVITEGNGLPTHELKRMNDVIDMVDFFIIREQFTNALIQSLSSFPKDKLIIHSNRDAAQALNVDRLHLKDRPIDASLTRDFILSQSIHDINGIHRAHKAGCQFVLYSPIFITSSKPDVTPKGINGLKDIMDQSPLDVVSLGGVNLNTIKQLKGISHHIAVKSFIFNATLKEVELLYERYTQL from the coding sequence ATGTTTATTGTCATAACGGAAGGTAACGGGTTACCTACACATGAACTAAAGAGAATGAATGATGTCATTGATATGGTGGATTTCTTTATTATTCGTGAACAATTCACTAATGCGTTGATTCAATCATTATCATCATTCCCAAAAGATAAACTGATTATTCATTCTAATCGTGATGCTGCACAGGCACTGAATGTCGACAGATTACATTTAAAGGATCGACCGATTGATGCGTCACTCACTAGAGATTTTATATTGAGTCAATCAATCCACGATATCAATGGAATTCATCGTGCGCATAAAGCAGGATGCCAGTTTGTATTATATAGCCCAATTTTCATAACGTCATCGAAACCAGATGTAACGCCTAAAGGGATCAATGGACTAAAAGACATTATGGATCAGTCTCCCCTTGACGTCGTTTCACTCGGTGGAGTTAATTTAAATACGATTAAACAGTTAAAAGGTATTTCTCATCATATTGCAGTGAAATCCTTTATCTTTAATGCAACGCTAAAGGAGGTGGAATTACTCTATGAACGATACACACAATTATAA
- a CDS encoding HesB/YadR/YfhF family protein, with protein sequence MEFKITDRALQWFKDEVQVESGQTVRFYPQIYGDSPVQEGMSLAFGFEDAVDIEVSVEHNGVTYFIEESDMWFFKGHDLHVDYDEAEDMLTFEYK encoded by the coding sequence ATGGAATTTAAAATAACAGATAGAGCATTACAATGGTTTAAAGATGAAGTTCAAGTTGAAAGTGGACAGACGGTAAGGTTCTACCCTCAAATATATGGAGATAGTCCCGTGCAAGAAGGGATGAGCTTAGCGTTTGGATTTGAAGATGCTGTCGACATTGAAGTGTCTGTAGAACATAACGGTGTAACTTATTTTATCGAAGAGAGTGATATGTGGTTTTTTAAAGGGCATGACTTACATGTTGATTACGATGAAGCGGAAGATATGTTAACGTTTGAATATAAGTAA